A DNA window from Pirellulales bacterium contains the following coding sequences:
- a CDS encoding prepilin-type N-terminal cleavage/methylation domain-containing protein — translation MIAAAGCLLSGVQRNARRRAAGGGASGRGVTLVELLITIAILTILAAAIYGAAGSAMESARAARTKSTIAKIHGLLMERWESYETRRLSLNPAIVQQINQNFQGLARNRVMSDLRLLARRELMKLEMPDRWSDVLNAGVPTGNPSSAPAPTTYFLSQPSPLTQSYYRRYLATANRVDRDTLLANEAAECLFMTIMSATGDGEARTLFSEQDVGDTDGDGALEFLDGWGQPIRYIRWPAGHVERSTIMSGDWETDHDPFDVFRRDALPSSLSAIPYGNYPTTAMQRSMQAIQNRNAQAEAALAGTPRQYLGAFRLVPLVFSAGPDRRTGLVVAVGFAGPTVADPYAPTDVELNGVALQLGAVYDEDGQIDSDKDNISNHDG, via the coding sequence ATGATCGCCGCAGCGGGATGCCTTCTGAGCGGGGTTCAGCGCAACGCCCGGCGTCGCGCGGCCGGCGGCGGTGCGTCCGGGCGGGGCGTGACCTTGGTCGAACTGCTGATCACGATCGCGATCCTGACGATCCTCGCCGCGGCGATCTACGGCGCCGCGGGCTCGGCGATGGAGTCGGCCCGTGCGGCCCGCACCAAAAGCACGATCGCCAAGATCCACGGCCTGCTCATGGAACGGTGGGAGTCGTACGAGACGCGGCGGCTGTCGTTGAACCCGGCGATCGTGCAGCAGATCAATCAGAACTTTCAGGGATTGGCGCGCAATCGCGTGATGTCCGATTTGCGGCTCCTCGCCCGTCGGGAACTGATGAAGCTCGAAATGCCGGACCGCTGGAGCGACGTGCTGAATGCGGGAGTGCCGACCGGAAACCCGAGCAGCGCCCCCGCGCCGACGACTTACTTTCTGTCGCAACCTTCGCCGCTGACTCAGTCCTACTACCGACGCTATTTGGCAACCGCCAATCGCGTCGATCGGGACACGTTGTTGGCGAACGAGGCCGCCGAGTGCCTGTTCATGACGATCATGTCCGCCACCGGCGACGGCGAAGCGAGAACGCTGTTCAGCGAACAGGACGTCGGCGACACCGACGGCGACGGCGCCCTGGAGTTCCTCGACGGCTGGGGGCAGCCGATTCGCTACATTCGCTGGCCGGCGGGGCATGTCGAGCGGTCGACGATCATGTCGGGCGATTGGGAGACCGACCACGATCCGTTCGACGTGTTTCGCCGCGATGCGTTGCCGAGCAGTCTGTCTGCGATTCCCTACGGCAATTACCCGACGACGGCAATGCAAAGATCCATGCAAGCGATTCAGAATCGCAACGCGCAGGCCGAGGCGGCGCTTGCCGGCACGCCTCGACAGTATTTGGGCGCCTTTCGTCTCGTGCCGCTCGTTTTCTCCGCCGGCCCTGATCGACGTACGGGTCTGGTCGTCGCGGTCGGATTTGCCGGGCCGACAGTCGCCGATCCGTACGCGCCGACGGACGTGGAACTCAACGGCGTGGCTTTGCAACTCGGCGCCGTTTACGACGAAGACGGGCAAATCGACAGCGACAAAGACAACATCTCCAATCACGACGGCTAA
- a CDS encoding prepilin-type N-terminal cleavage/methylation domain-containing protein, producing the protein MDNSERSSTGRSSRLAGLIRDPRSTVAEGRRGFTLTELLVVISIIAILASLGTYAAVNGLKAAKRGRITMELNQLSQSVEDFKNKYGAYPPNGMNDGSRNSKNQYVNQIVASDFARMFKKAFPRHREDPELIAGLAGASGNAAPQALEGGMSAGEAVYFWLGGFSEDPEYPISGLGGPSFRIADAAGEVLENRTPLYPFELSRLGPRRDNGRFNDERGFGRYIVYDDPRTGDERRINLWQYLPAGSQQPYVYFDVSRHKPAEYSLPAAPMSDGQGRLIYPLVKLREGITAINAPAQDIVFVNGGKFQILHAGLDDAWGDMSVSTIQQYATAANLFLAFPTGPFTGDLADNLTNFTTGTLEDSQEE; encoded by the coding sequence ATGGACAATTCAGAGCGGTCGTCGACAGGTCGGTCCTCGCGCCTCGCAGGGCTGATTCGCGACCCACGGTCAACCGTCGCCGAGGGCCGGCGCGGCTTCACGCTCACCGAGCTGCTGGTGGTGATCAGCATCATCGCGATCCTGGCGTCCCTGGGGACCTACGCCGCGGTCAACGGCCTGAAGGCGGCCAAGCGGGGGCGGATCACGATGGAGCTCAACCAGCTCTCGCAGTCCGTCGAGGATTTCAAGAACAAGTACGGGGCGTATCCTCCCAACGGCATGAACGACGGGAGCCGGAATTCGAAGAATCAGTACGTCAACCAAATCGTCGCCTCCGACTTCGCGCGGATGTTCAAGAAGGCGTTTCCGCGGCATCGCGAGGACCCCGAACTGATCGCCGGTCTGGCGGGGGCCAGCGGCAACGCCGCGCCGCAGGCGCTCGAGGGGGGGATGTCGGCTGGCGAGGCGGTCTACTTCTGGCTCGGCGGGTTCAGCGAGGACCCCGAGTATCCCATTTCCGGGCTAGGCGGACCTTCGTTCCGAATCGCGGACGCCGCCGGCGAAGTCCTAGAGAACCGCACGCCGCTGTACCCGTTCGAGCTTTCGCGGCTCGGCCCGCGTCGTGACAACGGCCGTTTCAACGACGAACGGGGCTTTGGCAGATACATCGTCTACGACGATCCCCGCACCGGGGACGAGCGCCGGATCAATCTCTGGCAGTATCTGCCGGCCGGGTCGCAGCAACCGTACGTGTATTTCGACGTCTCGCGGCACAAGCCGGCTGAGTATTCGCTCCCCGCGGCGCCCATGTCGGACGGCCAGGGGCGGTTGATCTATCCGCTGGTGAAGCTGCGCGAGGGGATCACGGCGATCAACGCGCCGGCGCAGGACATCGTGTTCGTCAACGGCGGCAAGTTTCAGATCCTGCACGCGGGGCTCGACGATGCGTGGGGGGACATGAGCGTCTCGACGATTCAGCAGTACGCCACGGCAGCGAACCTGTTCCTGGCCTTCCCGACCGGGCCGTTCACCGGCGACTTGGCGGACAATTTGACGAACTTCACGACCGGCACCCTTGAGGACTCGCAGGAAGAATGA
- a CDS encoding redoxin domain-containing protein → MSRWRQFGGLAVVCAACPWAGCSGPVATSPVAERGIPADVTADEVAERLFARYNRAQSYADSASYVQHYVVRGEGVERERPFFELALALARPNRLRLTLKESISEGPDRQSYDVACDGRQLRVAVAALPDQILVAPAPAELAGDNFLPDPLLRDTLLAQSLANVFPQLAMMWNRSEDELVFPEDGAPRLLASKSLAGRVCYRLETTNPAGKRVLWIDQETDALLRMELPVDAQKGELDPDSQYMEHSVWIDFRDPAFDADIDDATFVLEAPAEATLVTALTPPVPPGPSPVTGRLAAEAAFYDPQRKKRVLEDYQDKIVVLDFWQVECPPCRRQAQLIDEVRTALGEDSGVEFLAVNVDREDAPRDLLDRTWKSWGGTFGWLADVDRQSRKTFAVEATPTLVVLDQKSRVQLWRPGPLESADELRQVLEDLRAGKDLAGEARAAHEARVAEHRRTVDSRKWTPPQ, encoded by the coding sequence ATGAGTCGTTGGCGGCAATTCGGAGGGTTGGCGGTCGTGTGCGCCGCGTGTCCCTGGGCGGGCTGCAGCGGTCCGGTCGCGACGTCGCCCGTCGCCGAGAGGGGCATCCCAGCAGACGTGACCGCCGACGAGGTCGCCGAGCGACTGTTCGCCCGCTACAACCGCGCCCAAAGTTACGCCGACAGCGCCTCCTACGTTCAACACTACGTGGTGCGGGGCGAAGGGGTTGAGCGCGAGCGGCCGTTCTTCGAGTTGGCGCTCGCGCTTGCGCGCCCCAACCGGCTGCGGCTCACGTTGAAGGAGTCGATCAGCGAAGGGCCCGACCGGCAGTCGTACGACGTCGCGTGCGACGGCCGGCAACTGCGGGTCGCGGTGGCGGCGCTGCCGGACCAGATCCTTGTCGCCCCGGCGCCGGCCGAACTTGCGGGCGACAATTTCCTTCCCGATCCGCTCCTGCGCGACACCCTGTTGGCCCAATCGCTGGCGAACGTCTTTCCGCAACTCGCCATGATGTGGAACCGCTCGGAGGACGAACTGGTGTTCCCCGAGGACGGCGCCCCGCGGCTCCTTGCCTCGAAGTCGCTCGCCGGGCGGGTCTGCTACCGGCTCGAAACGACCAACCCGGCCGGGAAACGGGTCCTGTGGATCGACCAGGAGACCGACGCCCTGTTGCGGATGGAATTGCCCGTCGACGCCCAGAAAGGGGAACTCGACCCGGACAGCCAGTATATGGAGCACAGCGTCTGGATCGACTTCCGCGATCCCGCATTCGACGCCGACATCGACGATGCGACGTTCGTCCTGGAAGCGCCCGCCGAGGCGACGCTGGTGACCGCGCTGACGCCCCCCGTCCCCCCGGGGCCTTCGCCTGTGACCGGCCGGCTGGCGGCCGAGGCGGCATTTTATGACCCCCAGCGGAAGAAACGTGTGCTCGAAGACTATCAGGACAAGATCGTGGTTCTCGATTTCTGGCAGGTGGAGTGCCCCCCCTGCCGGCGCCAGGCCCAACTGATCGACGAAGTCCGGACCGCACTGGGGGAGGACTCGGGGGTCGAGTTCCTGGCGGTCAACGTCGACCGCGAAGACGCCCCCCGCGACTTGCTCGACCGGACCTGGAAGTCCTGGGGCGGAACGTTCGGCTGGCTGGCCGACGTCGACCGCCAGTCGCGCAAGACCTTCGCCGTCGAAGCGACGCCGACGCTGGTCGTGCTCGACCAAAAATCGCGCGTCCAGCTCTGGCGCCCGGGGCCGCTCGAGTCGGCCGACGAACTGCGGCAAGTGCTCGAGGACCTGCGAGCCGGCAAGGACTTGGCCGGCGAGGCCAGGGCGGCCCACGAGGCCCGGGTCGCCGAGCATCGCCGGACCGTCGACAGCCGCAAGTGGACGCCGCCTCAGTAG